The window AGAATTGTATCAGAAAACCGGTATCGAAAACCGTTCCAAAAACCCGGTTCCAGAAAACGTTTCCCAAAAAACGTGTTTGAAAGAAGTGATTTCAGGGCCTGAATTCAGTCGATACCTCCATTTTCCCAGCCAGCCTCGCTTACCGATTCTATGTTCTCTACGGAAAAAGGTACAATGGATACTCGACTGGCATATCATAATAACCAGGCGCCTCGACACCCTTGCCGGTTCCAGCGTATGGCTGCCGACCTTGCATTCCTCGTTCTATTGGTTATCCATGTTGGCGCGATAGTTGCATGGATGGGAGGAGCCGCGCTTTTCGTGTCCGTCATTATTCCCTCACTCTCAAGAATGTCCCCGTCCTCCAGAGCTGAATTCATCCAGTCTGCCCTCCCCAAGTATCTCAGGTTCATTACCGGAAGCTCAATCCTGGCAATAGTAGCGGGACTCATCCTTTACGGATACATAACCCAGACGGCAACCTCGCTCGCCCCAAGTCCATCAGGATCAATCTACATCCAGGCGGGCGCTGTGATCGGCCTCGTGGTTCTGATAATCGCCCTGGGAGTCCTAGTCCCAGCTGGCCGGAAATTCATCTCCCTAACAAAGCAAATCCCAAAACCTCAAAGTCAATCATCAACTCAAGACCCAATGGCGGCGCAAATAGCCGCTCTCCAGAGACGAATGGGCATAACGGGACGATTGGGGGTTGCCTTGCTCGGAGTCGCCTTGATCCTAATGATAATCGGAGCCAGCATCTAGACCCGCCTACAGACAGGTATAGACTCGATTCCAGCTTCATACCCTCGTGCAACTTAAGAGAGGACGTGTGGAGAACGCTGTTCCATAACGCTAAATAAGACGCAGGACAATTGGATGATATCTCTGGTGTGAACGGGGATGGGTGGTCATCTTTACTGGCATAGACCCGCTCCTGAGACCCTCCTCCAGGTCTAAGCGCCAGAATCAGACTCTATCGCTCACAACGACGAAGCTGGGACACGAACCCAACAAGTCTTTGCCAGCGCGTCAACGCCGCCGCCTAATCATAGCCAAATTTGGCGGGTCCAGCCTATCGAGCGGAAATAAGATCACTCTCGCGGCAGACTCGGTCGCCAGAGAATATTCCAAGGGAAACAGACTTGTTGTCGTGGTCAGCGCTGTCGGAAGAACTACTGACGATCTTCTCGAACTAACGAACCACGGTGCTGGAATCGTAGAGACAGACAGAGACGATATTCTCGCGATGGGTGAGAGAACGAGTGCCAAGATCTTCGCGGCATCGTTAAAAGCGCGCGGGATACAAGCCCGACACTTTGACCCCGCAGATCGAGACTGGCCGATCATAACCGACCATGATTTTTCAAACGCCAACCCGTTGAAAACCGCAAGTGTTCAACGAATAAGGAAACATGTGAAACCCCTACTCGAGGACGGACTCATACCGGTGATCGGTGGCTTCATCGGCCGCACCAGAGACGGAAGAATCACCACACTTGGCCGCGGAGGAAGCGACACCACGGCCCTCCTCCTCGCCACCGCACTCGAAGCAGATGAGATTGTTCTGGTAACCAGCGCGCCAGGAATTCTCACCGGCGACCCCAACCTGATCAGTAACCCGCATGTTCTCAGAACCATCGAGATGAAAGCGTTGGTTGGAATCGCTGATAGCGGAACAAAATTCATTCATCGAAAAGCGTTGCGATACAAAGACCCCGCGATCAACATTCGAGTCATACCCAGCACGGCAGGAAGACTCGACGCACAAGGAACACGGATTACAAGTGGACCGCTGCCCGAACTTGAAGTGAAAATTCACAATCCAGACCCAATAGCTTCCATAACTCTGGTAGGGAGAGACCTGCCCCAGAATCCGGATCTTATCCGGAAAGTTACAAAGATCATCAGAATGAATCTTGTCGCTATTTCGCAAGACGGCGATAGCGCGATACTGTACCTCAGCCAGACCCCAAGCCTACGAAGACAAATATCCAAACTCCACGACGTAGTCGCGAGCGATCCTCGGGGTCTTGCGCTTGCAGCAAGGATGGGATTGGCCCTCATCACAGTCAAAGGAGTAGGCTTGGAAGAGACCCCTGGAGTGGTCGCAAGAATCACCGACGCGTTGCGGTCAAGTAACATCAACATATTCGGCGTCCTTACAATAACCTCCTCCGTCCTCGTCCTTGTCGATTGGAAGGAAAGGAAACGGGCTGGCAAACTGATCAAAACCTCACTGGAGAACAACTAGTATGGTGATCAAGAGAAAGGTAGCTGTCCTCGGCGCAACCGGCATGATGGGTCAAAAGTTCGTCCAGCTGCTAGCCCACCATCCATGGTTCGAGGTAAGCGCGGTCGCTGCGTCCGACAAGAGTGTTGGCAAAGAATATGGTGCTTCGATTGGATCAAGAAAAGAAGCAAACCTCCCAGATGAGCTGGGAGAACTCGTACTTACCGAGCCCAAGCCACAAGCTCTCGACGACCCTGATGTGGCGTTCTCAGCTCTACCTGCCGAAGTCGCAGGACCTATAGAGGAAGATTTCGCAAAAGCGGGAATGCCTGTGTTCTCGAATGCTTCATCGCATAGAATGGATCAGTACGTCCCGCTTCTGAATCCAGAGGTAAACCCTGAACATGCTGAGATGGTGGAAGAGCAGAAGCGGCGGATGAAGACCGACGGTTTCATAGTCGCCAACCCCAATTGCACCACCGCGATCCTCACCCTCTCCCTCAAACCCCTACAGGACAAATTCGGTCTCGAAACCGTCGTCGTGTCCTCGATGCAAGCCGTGTCCGGCGCAGGCTACCCTGGAGTTGCATCCCTCGACATCATGCAAAATGTCATCCCGTTCATCCGAAACGAAGAGGAAAAGGTAGAACATGAAACTAACAAGATACTCGGGACCGTTTCGAGACTGGCCGGGATCACTGTCTCCGCGAGCTGCAACAGGGTCCCAACCATCCATGGACACATGGAAGCAGTCTTCTCCAAAACACGATCAGCCGCGACACCCAACGAAGTCATCAAGGTGATGAGCGAGTTCAAGGGAGCTCCTCAACAACTGAAGCTTCCTTCAGCACCTGAGTATCCGATTATTGTCCGGGAGGAGGAAGATCGCCCTCAGACAAGGCTCGATGTGGACGAGGGAAACGGAATGACAGTAACGGTTGGACGTGTAAGGAGAGACCCAGCGTTGAACGGTGTCAAGTACATGGCCCTTGGCCACAACCTGGTCCGCGGCGGAGCTGGATGCTCCATCCTCAACGCCGAACTCCTCCTAGCAAAGAAACTAATCAAGTGATCTTGGAAAGATGGAAACTGGAAAAACCCGTAGACTCAGGCGAATATTCCGACAAGACGGCAAGACCGTCATCATACCGATGGACCACGGAGTATCAATCGGACCAATCGAAGGACTCGCTGATATGAACGAGACGATTGACAACGTGGCCATAGGAGGAGCCGACGCCGTTCTCGTCCACGCTGGCATAGCCAAGACAGTTGACACCCAGGGAACGGGCCTCATACTCCACCTCTCGGGCGCCACACGACTAACCCGAGAGCCCAACTGGAAAGTGCAAGTATCAAGCGTCAAACTAGCCGTTCGTCTCGGCGCGGATGCAGTATCGGTTCACATCAACGTCGGATCCGAACACGAACAAGACATGCTCGACCAGTTCTCGCGAGTACTAGACGAGAGCGATGACCTCGGTCTGCCAGTCCTCGCGATGATGTACCCGAGAGGGCCTGGAATCCAGAACGAACACAGTTACGAAGTGGTCAGCCATGCAGCCCGACTCGGTTACGAGCTGGGAGCAGATATCGTCAAGACAAACTACACAGGAGATATTGACAGCTTCCGAAGCGTCATCAAGAGCGTCAAAGCACCAGTGGTCGTAGCTGGCGGGCCCAAAGCAGGGAGCGAATCCGAAGCTCTCCAGCTCGTCTCAGACTCGATCAAAGCAGGAGCTGCCGGAGTATCCATTGGGCGAAACGTGTTCCAGCATCGCAAGCCGACCCTGATGACTAAAGCACTCGTCGAGATAGTCCACAGTGGAAGCAGCCCCGCGCA is drawn from Candidatus Bathyarchaeia archaeon and contains these coding sequences:
- a CDS encoding 2-amino-3,7-dideoxy-D-threo-hept-6-ulosonate synthase; the encoded protein is METGKTRRLRRIFRQDGKTVIIPMDHGVSIGPIEGLADMNETIDNVAIGGADAVLVHAGIAKTVDTQGTGLILHLSGATRLTREPNWKVQVSSVKLAVRLGADAVSVHINVGSEHEQDMLDQFSRVLDESDDLGLPVLAMMYPRGPGIQNEHSYEVVSHAARLGYELGADIVKTNYTGDIDSFRSVIKSVKAPVVVAGGPKAGSESEALQLVSDSIKAGAAGVSIGRNVFQHRKPTLMTKALVEIVHSGSSPAQALSILGERTERILARA
- a CDS encoding ACT domain-containing protein, with amino-acid sequence MPARQRRRLIIAKFGGSSLSSGNKITLAADSVAREYSKGNRLVVVVSAVGRTTDDLLELTNHGAGIVETDRDDILAMGERTSAKIFAASLKARGIQARHFDPADRDWPIITDHDFSNANPLKTASVQRIRKHVKPLLEDGLIPVIGGFIGRTRDGRITTLGRGGSDTTALLLATALEADEIVLVTSAPGILTGDPNLISNPHVLRTIEMKALVGIADSGTKFIHRKALRYKDPAINIRVIPSTAGRLDAQGTRITSGPLPELEVKIHNPDPIASITLVGRDLPQNPDLIRKVTKIIRMNLVAISQDGDSAILYLSQTPSLRRQISKLHDVVASDPRGLALAARMGLALITVKGVGLEETPGVVARITDALRSSNINIFGVLTITSSVLVLVDWKERKRAGKLIKTSLENN
- the asd gene encoding aspartate-semialdehyde dehydrogenase: MKRKVAVLGATGMMGQKFVQLLAHHPWFEVSAVAASDKSVGKEYGASIGSRKEANLPDELGELVLTEPKPQALDDPDVAFSALPAEVAGPIEEDFAKAGMPVFSNASSHRMDQYVPLLNPEVNPEHAEMVEEQKRRMKTDGFIVANPNCTTAILTLSLKPLQDKFGLETVVVSSMQAVSGAGYPGVASLDIMQNVIPFIRNEEEKVEHETNKILGTVSRLAGITVSASCNRVPTIHGHMEAVFSKTRSAATPNEVIKVMSEFKGAPQQLKLPSAPEYPIIVREEEDRPQTRLDVDEGNGMTVTVGRVRRDPALNGVKYMALGHNLVRGGAGCSILNAELLLAKKLIK